The genomic window CCCGGTCACGATGTGGCTGGCGAACTCGGAATACTCGCCCGTGCCGCTCGTCCTGATGCGGCAACTGGTCAACGTCTTCGACCCTTCCGTGCCGGCGATGTCGACGATCATCATCCTGATGGCGATGGTCGGCGTGCTGCTGCTGGAGAAACTGGTCGGCCTTCGCCGCGCGCTGGCTGCCTGATGTGCATTGGTTAGATGGAGATTGGACCCATGAAGCTGACACGTAGGACTCTCATTAAGGCCGGTGCATCCGCGGTTGCTTTCCCGACGATCATCAGCCGGTCGTGGGCGCAGGACGCCAAGCAACTGCATGTCGGCGTCTACAACTCCGCGCTGGGCAAGCTGATCCAGAAGGAGGTCATTCCCAAGTTCGAGGCCGAGTTCAAGTGCCGCGTCTTCACCATCGAAGGCGCGACGCTGTCTAACATCGCCGCCCTCCGCGCCACACGTGATACGCCGCGCTTCAGCATGATGATGATGGACGATGTCGGAATCCCCCAGGCCAAGCAGGAAGGGTTGATCGACAAGCTCGATACCGGGAAAATTCCCAACCTCGAGAAGGTCTATAAGCGCTATCTGTTCGAGGAAGGCTACGGCGTCGGCTTCTCGATCTCGAGCGCGGCCATGTTCATCAATCCGCAAGTGACGAAGCCGCTCGAGAGCTATGAGCAGATCTTCGACGCGAAATATCGCAAGCAGATCTTGCTCAATACGCCCAAGAACACCCAGAGCGTGCTGATGCTCATCGTGGCGACGGCGCTCACGACCGGCAAGCCGCTGCAGGAGGCGCAATATCTGGTCGACAGCGGCTGGGACAAGCTCGCTGCTCTCAAGCCCAACGTCCTGACGATCTACGACAGCGAGGCGCAGGTGCTCCAGGTGGCGCAGGGCCAGGCGACGATCGGCGGCATCGAATACTCGAAGGCGATCTATCCGCACACGGCCAAGGGCATGCCGATCGACATGACCTTCCCCAAGGAAGGTGCGTTCACCGGCATCAACAGCATGACGCTGGTCAAGAATGCGCCCGAGCCGGAGCTCGCCTGTGCCCTGATCAACCGCATTCTGGAGCCCTCGGTCGCCAAGATGCTGTCCGAGCAGACGCTCAGCGCGCCGTCGGTGGGCGGCATCGACTTCAAGCCGGAGACGGCCAAGTTCCTGGCCTATCCCGACACCAAGGCGACCGATCTCGGACTGTTCACGCCGGACTGGAAGTTCATCGTTCCGCGCCGCGGTCCGTGGCTGGAGCGCTATAATCAGGTGTTCACGAGCTAGGACAGGCTGCCATGAGGTCTTCCGAAGTCAGGCTTGACCGCCTCAGCAAGGAATATAACCGCACCGTCGCGGTCGACGACGTCTCGCTCACGATCGAGCCGGGCCACATGGTGGCGCTGCTCGGTCCGAGCGGATGCGGCAAGACGACCTGCCTGCGCATGATTGCAGGGTTGATCCGCCCGACATCCGGCGACGTCTTCGTGAACGACAAGAGGATGACCGACGTTCCCGTGCATCGCCGCAATGTCGGAATGCTGTTCCAGAACTACGCGCTGTTTCCTCACCTGACCGTCGACGAGAACATCGCCTTCGGCCTGGAGATGCGCGGGATATCCAAGGCCGATGCCGCAAGGAAGATGGCCGAGGCGCTCAGCCTCGTGCAGCTCTCCAGCTTCGGCAAGCGCTATCCGGCGCAGCTCTCCGGCGGCCAGCAGCAGCGCGTCGCATTGGGGCGGGCCCTTGTGATCGAGCCGGCCATGCTGCTCCTCGACGAGCCGCTCGGGGCGCTCGACAAGGGGCTTCGCGAGAGCATGCAGGTCGAGCTGCGTGCCCTTCAGCGCAGGCTTGGCCTCACCACCGTCATGGTGACCCACGACCAGGACGAAGCCCTGACGATGGCCGACAAGATCGTGGTCATGCGCGATGGCAAGCTCGAGCAGGTCGGCTCGGCGACGGAAATTTACCAGCGTCCCGCCTCGAAATTCGTCGCGCAGTTTATCGGCGCATCGAATCTGTTTCAGGGGCCCATCGAGCAGCGAAACGGCAGCGGAGCCGTCATTCGTGTCTCGCCCGAACTCAGCCTTCAGGTCGATCAGATCCCGTCGTCGGCCAGCGACGTGATGGTTTCGATCAGGCCCGAAGCGATCATCGTCGAGCGAGCCGGCCAGAGCCCGGCGGCGCAACGCGCCAACAGCGTGACGGCGCGTGTCGATCAGGCCATCTATCGCGGCTTCGTCAGTCACTACTATCTCAAGACGCCGAGTGGCGGCCAGATCATCGTGTTCGAGCAGAACCAGTCGCAGCAAGCCGGACTCCGATACGCGGTGGGCGAGGAGGTCGTGGCGCGGTGGGAGTCACCCAGCAATCACGTCATCGCGCGTCACTGAAATCGGAGGCGAGCGCGAGGTCCTGCGGGCAATCGACATCCCTTATACCCGCAGACGAACATCGTCTTGGATCGGCCTGCGACGCTTGGCTAGATCTAAAGCATGATCCGGAAAAGTGCCAAGCGGTTTTCCGAAAGATCATGCATAAACAACAACCTAGAGCGCGATGACGTTTCATCTAAATCTCATCGCGCTTTAGGAGTGGCAGCGCCACGGGCGTTCGACCAGCGAGGCCCTTTTGTCGATTAATCAGCCAAACGCTCCCTTTGTCGGCACGATCGAGAAAAGCCCGAAGATCAGCCTGATCGGCACGCTTGCGATGCTGGTCGAGGCGCCGGGTGACTTCGACCTGCTGCAGCAGGGACGAATCTGGGCCCTTGCAGATGCCGTCTCGACCTGGCCCAATGTCCAGGAGGCCGTCATTGGCGTCACCAATGTGATGCTCGTCTTCGAGCAGCCGCCGGCGGATATCGGTATGCTCGGCGCTGCGATCGTCGAGCTGTGGCATCGTTTGCCGGGCCGCAAGGCCGACGGCAAGCTCATCGAGATTCCCGTGGTCTATGGCGGCGAACTCGGCTTCGATTTGCCAGCGGTTGCAAAGCGCGCCGGACTATCCGAGCGCGATGTCATCAGGATTCACAGCGAAGGCGAATACACCGTCTGTGCGGTCGCGAGCTCGCCGGGGTTCGGCTATCTCCACGGCCTCGATCCGCGCATTCACATGCCGCGTAAATCGGTACCGTCGCTCAACATGCGGGCGGGCTCGGTGACCATCGGTGGGATGCAGACAGGCGTCGCGGTGCTGACAAGCCCGAACGGATGGAACGCGATCGGCTGGGCCTCTGTCGCCATGTTCGATCCGAGCTCCGAACAGCCCTCGCTCATGCTTCCGGGCGACCGTGTCAAATTCAGGATCGATCGGATCGAGCTGTGATCGAGATCCTGACCAGCCCCGCCTTCAACACCATCCAGGACCTGGGCCGTCATGGTGCGCGCCGTTTCGGCGTGAGCACGTCGGGTGCCATGGATCCCGTCGCACTCGCCGCCGGCAATGCGCTGCTCGGCAATGACGACAATGCGGCCGGCATCGAGATCCAGACCTTTCCGTTCCGCCTGCGCTTTTCGGCCGACACCGCATTCGCGCTCACCGGCGCCGATCACGACGCGACGCTGGCCGGATCGGCCGTTCGGCCGTGGTGGTGCACGCGTGCGAAGGCGGGCGATGTTCTCGCGATCACCGCGCCGCGGCGTGGCGCGCGAGTCTACATGACGTTCGGCGGCGGCATCGACGTTCCGCGCGTGCTGGGCTCGCGCAGCACGCATCTGCGCGGCGGCTTCGGCGGGCTCGAGGGCCGCACCTTGCAGGCGGGCGACGTCGTGCCGATCGGGAATTCGCCGAGCAGCAGCGACGGGCGCTTCGATTTCGGCGTGGCGCCGCCGGATGTCGCGATCGCGGGCATAGCTTCAGCGGATGACCGCGTGCTGCGGATACGCGTGATGCGGGCCGGCGAGTACGACCTGTTCTCCGAGGCGATGCAGGCGAGTTTCTGGACGACGCGATGGAAGATCAGCGCCCGGAGCGATCGGGGCGGCTATCGTCTCATCGGCGGCAAGCTGACATTGGACGCGCCGGTCGAGATGCGCTCGCACGGTGTGGTGGCCGGCGTCGTGCAGGTGCCGCCGGCCGGCGAGCCGATCATCCAGATGAGCGATGCCAATACGGCGGGTGGCTATCCGAAGATGGCGGCCGTGATCCAGGCCGATCTCTGGCGCCTCGGCCAGGCGACGCCGGGATCGGTCATTGCCTTCAGTGAGGTGAGCTACCAGGACGCGGTCGCGGCCATGGCTCCCGTCAACGACTATCTCGTGAAGTTGCGTGCGACCGCGGATCTCTATCGAGCGCTTTGAGTGGACGTCAACAATAACAAGAGCAGGGTACGAAGATGAAAATCGGCATCAATTCGGACATGGGCGAAGGCTTCGGCAATTATCGCATCTGCGACGACGAGGCGCTGATGAGCATCATCTCGTCGGCCAACGTGGCGTGCGGTTTTCACGCCGGCGATCCCATCATCATGGATCGCATGGTTCGCCTGGCGAAGCAGAAGGGGGTCGAGGTCGGTGCTCATCCGGGCCTGCCTGACCTTCTCGGATTTGGACGCCGCGTGATCCAGATGGATGCGGCCGAGATCGAGAAGCACATGGTCTATCAGATCGGCGCCTTGCAGGCGATCGCGACCAATGCAGGCCATCGCGTGACCCATGTCAGCTTCCACGCCGCGATGGGTAACATGGTCAATGCCGACCCTGATATGGCCGATGTCGTTGCCCGTGCGATTGCGGCCATCAACCGCGACTTCATCGTGTTCTCGCAGCCTGACGCTGAGATCGTGCGCGCCGCGCGCAAGGTCGGCCTGCGCATCCTCACGCTGTTCCTGGCTGATCGCGCCTATGACGAGCACGGCCACCTGGTGTCTCGCAAGCTTCCCAACTCGGTCATCACCTCGACCGAGGCGGTGGCCGAGCGGGTCAAGCGCTTCCTCGACAGCGGCACTGTGCAGACGATCGAGGGCAAGTCGATCAAGGTCGAAGCGCGCTCGATCCTGATCCACAGCGACACGCCCGGATCGGTCAACCTTGCCGCTACTGTGCGCCGCGTGATCGAGCAGGGTGGCGGCGAAGTCACGCCCGCAACCGTTCTCCTCAATTGAGCGGACGGATGCGCGCAATCGGTGTGCCGTAGCCGACCGTTGCGCCGGGCTCCGCGATCACGGCATCGACGGTGCCGGTGGCCGGCGCCACGATGGGCGCATACAAGAGCCCGATCTTGACGAGGCCGACGGTCGCGCCGGCCTCGATGCGCTGGCCAGGCGCGACGAACGGCTTGTCCCGCCAGGGATGAGCCGCGAGGAAACATCCTGCGACGTCGGCTTTGGCGATGACGGAATGGTCATCGGCGGGGGTGGCAGGCGTCGGCGACGCGGCCACTCGCGGGCCCGTATCGACGACGAGCCTCAGGGATTGGCCGGGCTCTTCGATCTCGATCGTGTCGACGCCGGACCTTGCGAGGATCAGCGCCAGGCGCGCGATATCGGTGAGCTGTATCGGCATGTTCTGGTCTCCTCGACAAGGCGTGCGTTGGTCCTGAGCCGGTCGAGATAGGCCGACATCTCGGTTTCGGCCGCCAGCGCATCGGAATAAGCGGTTTGCTCGAATCGCAACTTGCTGCCGAGCCGCGCCTGCCCGACGCGCCACAGATCGGCGCGGATCACGGTTGCGATCTTCGGGTAGCCGCCGGACGTCTGCGCGTCGCGCATCTGGATGATCGGCTGTCCGTTCGGCGGAATCTGGATGACGCCGGGAACGATGCCGTGCGAGCGCTTCTCGATCGGCACCTCCGGCTTCACGGCAGGACCCTGCAGGCGATAGCCGTAACGGTTGCTCTGCGGCGTGATCTTCCAGCTGCTCGACCAGAACAGCGCCTGCGTGGCGGCGTCGAAGCCGTCATACTCGCCGGCAATCACGACCCTGACGATGGTCTCATCCGCGGCGGCGTTCGGCCGCGCCAGCGTGATCTCGGCCGGCTCGACCCCGAGCTCCCCGATGACCGCAGTTGGCGCGGCGCAGGGCAGGACGTCGCCCACATGGAGCGGCCGTCCGTGCCAGCCGCCGAACTCGCCGCGAAACTGCGTGCTGCGCGAGCCCAGCACCATGGGCACGTCGATACCACCGCCAACGGTTAGATAGAGTCGTGCGCCGCGGGGCATTGCCTTGATGGTCAAGACTTCGCCCGCACGAGCGTGCGACCGCCACCATGGCGGAATCACGCGTCCTGCGATCTCGGCCTCGACATCGGCGCCCGTGAGCGCAAAGGCCATGTTGCGGTCGAAACGAAGCTTGAATGGCAGCATCGGGATTTCGATGCCGGCGGCGTTCTCGTCGTTGCCGAGAAGGATGTTGCCGGCACGCAGGGCGACATCGTCCATCGCACCCGACGTGCCGACTCCGAAGCGATATTGATCGAAGCGGCCGAGATCCTGGACGCTGGCCGGCCCTGTGACTGACAGGATCTCGATCACCGGATCACCCGTTCGACCGCGAAGCGGATCGTGTCGCCCGGTGCGAGTGCAGCAGGCGTCGGCCAGGTCGGATCGAAGAAGGTCCAGCTCGTGTGCCCGATGGCGTGCCAGCCGCTCGGCCCTGATGATGCGGAGACACCGGTCTGCGATCCGCCGATCGACACCGAGCCGCCCGCGGAGCGTTGCAGCGGCGTCTGCCGCCGCGGCATGGTGATGCGCGGATCCATGCCGCCGAGATAGCAATAGCCGGGATGGCTGCCGAGCGCGAATACCGTGTAGAGCGGGGCGGCATGGATCGAGACCACGTCGTCGACTGACAGGCCGCAATGATCGGCGACGGACTGGAGCGAGGATCCGATCTCGCCGCCATAGGTGACAGGCAGCCTGATCTCGCGGCCGCCGATTGCGAGGCCTTCGGCCGCGTCCCAGCCGTCATTGAGAGCGGCGATCAGGCCGTCGAGCTCGCGCGGCGGGGTCTCGAAAGTCAGCATCAAATTGGTGATGCCGGGAATGGCCTCGCGGATATCAGGCCATTTCGACGCGGTGGCCGCCAGCGCCCAGATGCGCCGCTGATGTGGCAGGTCGAACGCGCCGGGCGCCTCGAACAGGAGAGCCGATGTCCCGAGCAGGCTGATCCGCGGCCGGTCCGACGTGGTCATGGCGCGGCTACCTTCGTATTCAGCCAGTGCTCGAGATGGTGGATGTCGTAGCCGCCACGACAGAACGCGGGATCGGCGAGGATCGCCTGATGCAACGGTACATTGGTTCGGATGCCTTCGGCGCGCAGCTCGGACAAGGCGACGCGCGCACGCGCCATGGCCTCCTCGCGGGTGCCGCCATGGGCGATCAGCTTGCCGATCAGCGAGTCATAGTGGCGGGGAACGGTGGCGCCGGCGGTGATATGTGAATCGACGCGGATGCCGATGCCGCCGGGAACGTCCCAGCGCGTCACCGTGCCGGGCGAGGGCGCGAAAGTGGCGGGGTCCTCGGCATTGATGCGGAATTCAATGGCATGGCCGACACGTGCGATGTCGCCTTGCGCGATGCCCAGGGGCTCGCCTTGCGCGATCTGGATCTGCGCCTTGACGATGTCGATGCCCGTCGTCATCTCGGTGACGGGATGCTCCACCTGGACGCGCGTGTTCATCTCGATGAAGAAGAACTGCCCGTCCTCGTAGAGGAATTCGAACGTGCCGGCGCCGCGATAGCCGATCCGCCGGCAGGCCTCGACGCAGCTTGCGCCCACCCGCTCGATCAGCGCGCGATCGATGCCGGGCGCGGGAGCTTCCTCGACCACCTTCTGGTTCCTGCGTTGAAGCGAGCAGTCGCGGTCGCCGAGCCAGAGATGGTTATCGTGCTGATCGCACAGCACCTGGATCTCGATATGGCGCGGTTTTTCGAGGAATTTCTCGATATAAACCGCAGCGTTCTTGAAGGCCTTGCTGGCTTCCGCACGGGTCAGCGCCAGCGCCTCGTCCAGTGCGGCCTCGCTGCGCACGATCCGCATGCCGCGCCCGCCGCCGCCACCGGCGGCTTTGATGATCACGGGGTACCCGATGTCGCGCGCGATCGCGCGCACTTCGGCCGGATCATCCGGAAGGGCGCTGTCCGGCCCGGGCACGCAAGGTACGCCCGCCAGCCGCATCGCGCGCTTGGCCGCGACCTTGTCGCCCATGGTCCGGATACAATCGGCCGGCGGGCCGATGAAGGTGAGGCCGGCGCGCGCGACCCGATCGGCGAACTCCGCACTCTCCGAGAGGAAGCCGTAACCCGGGTG from Bradyrhizobium zhanjiangense includes these protein-coding regions:
- a CDS encoding extracellular solute-binding protein → MKLTRRTLIKAGASAVAFPTIISRSWAQDAKQLHVGVYNSALGKLIQKEVIPKFEAEFKCRVFTIEGATLSNIAALRATRDTPRFSMMMMDDVGIPQAKQEGLIDKLDTGKIPNLEKVYKRYLFEEGYGVGFSISSAAMFINPQVTKPLESYEQIFDAKYRKQILLNTPKNTQSVLMLIVATALTTGKPLQEAQYLVDSGWDKLAALKPNVLTIYDSEAQVLQVAQGQATIGGIEYSKAIYPHTAKGMPIDMTFPKEGAFTGINSMTLVKNAPEPELACALINRILEPSVAKMLSEQTLSAPSVGGIDFKPETAKFLAYPDTKATDLGLFTPDWKFIVPRRGPWLERYNQVFTS
- a CDS encoding ABC transporter ATP-binding protein — translated: MRSSEVRLDRLSKEYNRTVAVDDVSLTIEPGHMVALLGPSGCGKTTCLRMIAGLIRPTSGDVFVNDKRMTDVPVHRRNVGMLFQNYALFPHLTVDENIAFGLEMRGISKADAARKMAEALSLVQLSSFGKRYPAQLSGGQQQRVALGRALVIEPAMLLLDEPLGALDKGLRESMQVELRALQRRLGLTTVMVTHDQDEALTMADKIVVMRDGKLEQVGSATEIYQRPASKFVAQFIGASNLFQGPIEQRNGSGAVIRVSPELSLQVDQIPSSASDVMVSIRPEAIIVERAGQSPAAQRANSVTARVDQAIYRGFVSHYYLKTPSGGQIIVFEQNQSQQAGLRYAVGEEVVARWESPSNHVIARH
- the pxpB gene encoding 5-oxoprolinase subunit PxpB → MSINQPNAPFVGTIEKSPKISLIGTLAMLVEAPGDFDLLQQGRIWALADAVSTWPNVQEAVIGVTNVMLVFEQPPADIGMLGAAIVELWHRLPGRKADGKLIEIPVVYGGELGFDLPAVAKRAGLSERDVIRIHSEGEYTVCAVASSPGFGYLHGLDPRIHMPRKSVPSLNMRAGSVTIGGMQTGVAVLTSPNGWNAIGWASVAMFDPSSEQPSLMLPGDRVKFRIDRIEL
- a CDS encoding biotin-dependent carboxyltransferase family protein, yielding MIEILTSPAFNTIQDLGRHGARRFGVSTSGAMDPVALAAGNALLGNDDNAAGIEIQTFPFRLRFSADTAFALTGADHDATLAGSAVRPWWCTRAKAGDVLAITAPRRGARVYMTFGGGIDVPRVLGSRSTHLRGGFGGLEGRTLQAGDVVPIGNSPSSSDGRFDFGVAPPDVAIAGIASADDRVLRIRVMRAGEYDLFSEAMQASFWTTRWKISARSDRGGYRLIGGKLTLDAPVEMRSHGVVAGVVQVPPAGEPIIQMSDANTAGGYPKMAAVIQADLWRLGQATPGSVIAFSEVSYQDAVAAMAPVNDYLVKLRATADLYRAL
- a CDS encoding LamB/YcsF family protein; this encodes MKIGINSDMGEGFGNYRICDDEALMSIISSANVACGFHAGDPIIMDRMVRLAKQKGVEVGAHPGLPDLLGFGRRVIQMDAAEIEKHMVYQIGALQAIATNAGHRVTHVSFHAAMGNMVNADPDMADVVARAIAAINRDFIVFSQPDAEIVRAARKVGLRILTLFLADRAYDEHGHLVSRKLPNSVITSTEAVAERVKRFLDSGTVQTIEGKSIKVEARSILIHSDTPGSVNLAATVRRVIEQGGGEVTPATVLLN
- a CDS encoding acetyl-CoA carboxylase biotin carboxyl carrier protein; the encoded protein is MPIQLTDIARLALILARSGVDTIEIEEPGQSLRLVVDTGPRVAASPTPATPADDHSVIAKADVAGCFLAAHPWRDKPFVAPGQRIEAGATVGLVKIGLLYAPIVAPATGTVDAVIAEPGATVGYGTPIARIRPLN
- a CDS encoding biotin-dependent carboxyltransferase family protein encodes the protein MIEILSVTGPASVQDLGRFDQYRFGVGTSGAMDDVALRAGNILLGNDENAAGIEIPMLPFKLRFDRNMAFALTGADVEAEIAGRVIPPWWRSHARAGEVLTIKAMPRGARLYLTVGGGIDVPMVLGSRSTQFRGEFGGWHGRPLHVGDVLPCAAPTAVIGELGVEPAEITLARPNAAADETIVRVVIAGEYDGFDAATQALFWSSSWKITPQSNRYGYRLQGPAVKPEVPIEKRSHGIVPGVIQIPPNGQPIIQMRDAQTSGGYPKIATVIRADLWRVGQARLGSKLRFEQTAYSDALAAETEMSAYLDRLRTNARLVEETRTCRYSSPISRAWR
- the pxpB gene encoding 5-oxoprolinase subunit PxpB; protein product: MTTSDRPRISLLGTSALLFEAPGAFDLPHQRRIWALAATASKWPDIREAIPGITNLMLTFETPPRELDGLIAALNDGWDAAEGLAIGGREIRLPVTYGGEIGSSLQSVADHCGLSVDDVVSIHAAPLYTVFALGSHPGYCYLGGMDPRITMPRRQTPLQRSAGGSVSIGGSQTGVSASSGPSGWHAIGHTSWTFFDPTWPTPAALAPGDTIRFAVERVIR
- the accC gene encoding acetyl-CoA carboxylase biotin carboxylase subunit; translated protein: MFDKVLIANRGEIALRIQRACRTMGLKTVVIHSEADRDARYVALADEALCIGSAPASSTYLNVAAILLAAEVSGAQAIHPGYGFLSESAEFADRVARAGLTFIGPPADCIRTMGDKVAAKRAMRLAGVPCVPGPDSALPDDPAEVRAIARDIGYPVIIKAAGGGGGRGMRIVRSEAALDEALALTRAEASKAFKNAAVYIEKFLEKPRHIEIQVLCDQHDNHLWLGDRDCSLQRRNQKVVEEAPAPGIDRALIERVGASCVEACRRIGYRGAGTFEFLYEDGQFFFIEMNTRVQVEHPVTEMTTGIDIVKAQIQIAQGEPLGIAQGDIARVGHAIEFRINAEDPATFAPSPGTVTRWDVPGGIGIRVDSHITAGATVPRHYDSLIGKLIAHGGTREEAMARARVALSELRAEGIRTNVPLHQAILADPAFCRGGYDIHHLEHWLNTKVAAP